TGATGCTGCCGTCGGGCTCATCGCCTGGAACGTGTCTCCCGCTTGCGGGACGCCGCCCGCACCGAGCACCTGCACCGGTGTCGCCGGTCCAACTTCCTTGATGGGCTGTCCACGCTCGTCGAGCAGGGACCGGACCCGGCCGTCGAACATGCCGCAGATGAACGAGTCTCCGACCCGCAGCGTTCCCTTCTGCACCATGATGGTGGCAACAGCACCCTTCCCTTGGTCGAGCCGAGCTTCGATGACAGTTCCGTAAGCGTGGCGATCTGGGTTCGCCGTGAGCTCGAGGAGATCAGCCTGCAGCAGCACCTTTTCGAGAAGGTCGTCGATTCCCGCTCCCGTCTTTGCTGAGACCTCCGAAACGAGCACGTCTCCTCCGAAGTCCTCGACGTTGACGCTGTGTTGCAAGAGCTCCTGCTTCACCCGCATGGGATCAGCAGCTGGGAGGTCACACTTGTTGATCGCCACGATCATCGGCACGCCCGCGCTCTTGGCGTGACTGATGGCCTCGATCGTCTGGGGCATGACCGAGTCATCGGCCGCGACGAGCAGAATGACAATGTCTGTGACGTCTGCACCACGGGCTCGCATCGCGGTAAACGCCGCGTGACCCGGGGTATCCAGGAAGGTGATGCTGCGGTCGTTCGGCAGATCAACGTGGTACGCACCGATGTGCTGCGTGATACCACCTGCCTCTCCCGCGACCACGTTAGTAGCGCGGATGTTGTCCAGCAGCAACGTCTTACCGTGATCGACATGACCCATCACAGTAACGACGGGGCGGCGCGGCTTAAGGTCGGCCGGATCGTCGGTGTCTTCCTCTATCTCCGCCTCGGCAACGTACTCTTCTTCTTTGACGACTGTAAAATTGAACTCCTCGAGCAGGAGTTCAATCTGGTCGAAGTCGAGGCGCTGATTGATCGTCACCATCAAGCCAAGATTCTTGAACGCGGAGCCGATGATCTCTGTCGAAGTAACATCGACCAGTTCGGACAGCTCGGCCACGGTTAGGAATTCATTGACCCGAACCGTGCGCCGTTCTCTCTCCTGCTCCTGCTCCTGCTCCTGCTCCTGAGCCGCACGCTCCTCGACGCTCAGTCGTCCTTTCTTCTTGCGCTTCTTGCTGCCGCCGCTCTTGAGCTCGGCCATAACGCGCTGGATGTTGGACTGTACAGAGGCCTGATCGACGCGCTGCCGCCCCTTCCCCTTCTTTTTGTCGTTCCGCTCTCGCTGCCCGTCAGCGCTGTAGCCTTGGGCCTGAATACGAACCTGACCTGCGGGACCGGCAGTCGCCGCTGGCGCAGGGGCCGGACGACGAATCGTCCGCACCGGACTATTGAACTGCCCGCCACGGGCCGGCGCGAGTCCGGCTTTGTCCTCGGCGGACTCCCCCTCAGTAGCTTCCGCGCCCGGCTCAACCTCAGTCTCCGTAGGCGCTCCTGTGTCCGACCCGGCTAGAGGATCTGTCTCCGGCTCGACCGCTTCGCGCGCGGCCTCAACCGGGGGCGCCTCATGGATCACCTCGACCGGCTCAGCTTCGGCAGCGACCTCGACGTTGTCTCCCGCAGCATCGCCTCCCGCCTCGGCGCTTGCCACAGCTTCCCGCCCTGCAGCCTCGGTCGCTTCGTCGTCCGCAACCTCGTCCGCATCGTCGACGGCCTCGGCAGCAACGGCCTCGTCGACGGCAACCGGCTCAGTGGGCTCATCGACCTCGGGCGCAGGCTCCGGCTCACGGCGACGACGGCGCGTCTTCTGGGTAGGCGCAGCATCTTCCATGGCCGAGCGAATCGCATCGGACGGATCTTTATGACCCGCCCGGCGTTCCCGCTCCATTTTCGCGAGGACCTTCGAGACCTGACCGTCCGTGATCGGCGCATCCTCGTCGGCAACGGGAATCCCCATATGCCGCAGGAGCGCGATCAGCGCGTCTGGTCCGACGTTCAGGTCGTCCGCTAGTTCAAATACCTGCATGCTGTCGTTACGCCTCCACCGCGTCGGTGCTGCTCTCGTCTCCGGAACTCTTGAGTTCCGCAACGAGTTTGTCTGCCAGTGAGCGATTAGTCACAGCCACCGCTGAAAGCGGAGCGAGACCAACCGCCGCACCCAAAGTGTTTCGATCACCCAGAACAGCCTGGGGGATCGTTCGGTCATGCAACGTCGTCCGTATCTTGTCCAACTGGACGCTCGATGCGTCCCCTGCCATCAAAATCAATCGGGCCTCGCCCTCGCGGATTGCCCGGCGCACTGCATCCGTACCTGGAGCAACTGCGCCGGCCCGGCGAGCCAAGCCCAAGAGCCGGAACACGCTAGTCGTCCGACTCGCCATCGCCGTCAGGGCCTTTCCCTGCCCCTTCGTTCCCTGCAGCGGCATAAGGCTCCGCCACCTCAGCTTCTTCGTCAGCCGCAGCGGCAACCTCTGCCTCTGGTTCTTCCACGACCGTCAACTCATCAATGAGTTGAAGGAGGCGGTCCGCATCTTCCTCGCCAAGTCCCTTGATTACAAGGAAATCTCGGCGTTCCAGGTCGATGATCTGAAGAAAAGTATGATATCCGACCTCAGAAAGAGCCGCCAGCACGGCGGGCATGAGATCGAGCTCTGATAGAGGGAAATCAGCGGTCTCATATTCGTTGTCGTCCAACGACTCATCGACGAAGGCAGTAAGGTCTTCGCCCCGCTCCAACCACTCGCGGGATCCATACAGATCGATCTGCCAACCAATGAGCTGCGAGGCCAACCGTACGTTCTGTCCATTGCGGCCGATTGCAAGGGACAACTGATCCTCGTCCACGATCGCTGTGATAACCCGTCGCTCGTTGTCA
This region of Longimicrobiales bacterium genomic DNA includes:
- a CDS encoding ribosomal L7Ae/L30e/S12e/Gadd45 family protein → MFRLLGLARRAGAVAPGTDAVRRAIREGEARLILMAGDASSVQLDKIRTTLHDRTIPQAVLGDRNTLGAAVGLAPLSAVAVTNRSLADKLVAELKSSGDESSTDAVEA
- the infB gene encoding translation initiation factor IF-2, which encodes MQVFELADDLNVGPDALIALLRHMGIPVADEDAPITDGQVSKVLAKMERERRAGHKDPSDAIRSAMEDAAPTQKTRRRRREPEPAPEVDEPTEPVAVDEAVAAEAVDDADEVADDEATEAAGREAVASAEAGGDAAGDNVEVAAEAEPVEVIHEAPPVEAAREAVEPETDPLAGSDTGAPTETEVEPGAEATEGESAEDKAGLAPARGGQFNSPVRTIRRPAPAPAATAGPAGQVRIQAQGYSADGQRERNDKKKGKGRQRVDQASVQSNIQRVMAELKSGGSKKRKKKGRLSVEERAAQEQEQEQEQERERRTVRVNEFLTVAELSELVDVTSTEIIGSAFKNLGLMVTINQRLDFDQIELLLEEFNFTVVKEEEYVAEAEIEEDTDDPADLKPRRPVVTVMGHVDHGKTLLLDNIRATNVVAGEAGGITQHIGAYHVDLPNDRSITFLDTPGHAAFTAMRARGADVTDIVILLVAADDSVMPQTIEAISHAKSAGVPMIVAINKCDLPAADPMRVKQELLQHSVNVEDFGGDVLVSEVSAKTGAGIDDLLEKVLLQADLLELTANPDRHAYGTVIEARLDQGKGAVATIMVQKGTLRVGDSFICGMFDGRVRSLLDERGQPIKEVGPATPVQVLGAGGVPQAGDTFQAMSPTAASEIAETRQRLDREKQLRIRERGVKLGDFGALVAAGQVSSLPLVIKGDVDGSVQALSDSLEQLGTSEVRVEILHRGVGAINESDILLAQTGGAVILGFRVRPQTAARQAAEREDIEINVYDVIYEAVDDITAALEGLLTPERRETVEGAAEVRETFRVSKVGTIAGCYVIDGRIDRKAHGRLIRDGVVVYDGAISSLKRFKDDVKEVRESFECGIGIANFNDIKVGDVIEAYSVEEVARTLASST